The proteins below are encoded in one region of Fibrella aestuarina BUZ 2:
- a CDS encoding SLBB domain-containing protein → MTVTHLLIPSLLRQCLSYCLLGLLFLFTSTVDGLAQSRVDQLSDEQVQEFYRRAQSSGLSELQIEQAAMSQGYTLDDITKMRRRITEIRGKSPRSYRGSGEADTSIVRTLPSGLSRRRADSLGLPRIDSTSLRSRVFGASLFQNAGLSFEPDIRIATPKNYIVGPDDEILLDIYGASSDNFRLRVTPEGTVKIPNLAPVLVSGLTVEQAEQRIIARLRQGGFQGLGTAGSGTYASASLGKIRSIRVTLVGEVVHPGTYTISSLGSAFNALYLAGGPNPETGSFRRIQVIRGNRIVRTIDLYDFLLRADQRDNIRLQDQDVIRVAEYQTRVDVQGEVRRPYLFELLPGENFQTLLAFAGGFNEEAYTASISVRRNTPRERKVITLTPDEFTSFMPQRGDRFTIGRILNRYENRVQIVGAVMRPGDYALENGLVTVGDLIRRADGLRKDASTTRANIFRESDNMDVQNITFDVSRLLKGEVADIPLQRQDSVVIQSIRDLREAYNVTIEGAVNKPSTFSYVSNMTVADLITLAGGFQEGATANRIEIARRIRSDSTNSQTNTEIYRFNIDRSLRLTEEDARFLLQPFDVVYIRTQPYYETQQQVFVNGEVLHPGVYAILSRTERISDLIQRAGGLKPDAYLAGSQFYRSRKLIGTDIRAILDNPSADGNLLLQDRDTLYIPRRSDLVEVQGAVLNPSTVSYGQRLTLRDYVTQAGGYTENARVSRSYVIYPNGRKDRTKRFFGIKSYPKIQPGSVVVIPFKPLDNDRLTPTERFGIFSLIGTLAATATTIIINLSK, encoded by the coding sequence ATGACCGTAACTCACTTGCTAATTCCTTCGCTTCTTCGACAATGCTTGTCATATTGCCTGCTCGGGCTACTTTTCCTCTTTACCTCAACCGTTGACGGCCTTGCTCAGTCCCGAGTTGACCAGTTATCGGATGAGCAGGTGCAGGAATTTTATCGCCGGGCCCAGTCGAGCGGCTTAAGTGAGCTTCAGATTGAACAGGCGGCCATGTCGCAGGGCTACACACTCGATGACATCACCAAGATGCGCCGCCGCATCACAGAAATTAGAGGTAAATCGCCCCGTAGCTACCGTGGCAGCGGCGAAGCCGACACCAGCATCGTACGCACATTGCCTTCAGGATTATCACGCCGCCGCGCTGACTCGCTGGGTTTACCACGTATTGATTCAACGAGTCTGCGCAGCCGCGTTTTTGGCGCCTCTCTGTTCCAGAATGCGGGGCTTTCGTTTGAACCCGACATTCGAATCGCTACCCCGAAAAACTACATCGTTGGTCCCGATGATGAGATTCTGTTAGATATCTACGGCGCTTCGTCCGATAATTTTCGGTTACGCGTTACGCCTGAAGGCACCGTGAAAATTCCCAACCTGGCGCCTGTCCTGGTTAGCGGACTAACGGTCGAGCAGGCTGAGCAACGTATCATCGCCCGGCTGCGCCAAGGTGGTTTTCAAGGATTAGGTACAGCGGGTAGCGGTACGTATGCATCGGCTTCACTCGGCAAAATCCGCAGCATTCGGGTTACGCTCGTCGGCGAAGTTGTACACCCAGGTACGTATACCATTTCGTCGCTAGGCTCGGCGTTCAATGCACTGTATTTGGCTGGGGGGCCTAACCCCGAGACGGGTTCATTTCGGCGCATCCAGGTCATTCGGGGAAACAGGATAGTACGTACTATCGACCTGTACGATTTTTTGCTGCGCGCCGATCAGCGCGATAACATTCGGCTTCAGGATCAGGACGTCATTCGAGTAGCCGAGTACCAGACACGTGTCGATGTGCAAGGCGAGGTGCGTCGGCCTTATCTGTTTGAACTTTTACCAGGCGAAAACTTTCAAACGCTACTGGCTTTTGCTGGTGGGTTCAACGAAGAGGCTTACACCGCTTCTATATCCGTTCGCCGCAACACGCCCCGTGAACGAAAAGTGATTACGCTCACACCAGATGAGTTTACCTCGTTTATGCCCCAACGTGGTGATCGTTTCACCATTGGCCGTATTCTGAATCGGTACGAGAATCGGGTACAGATCGTTGGTGCGGTAATGCGGCCGGGCGATTACGCCCTTGAGAACGGACTGGTTACTGTTGGGGACCTCATCCGGCGAGCCGATGGTCTTCGGAAGGATGCGTCAACGACCCGGGCCAATATCTTTCGGGAAAGCGACAATATGGATGTGCAAAACATCACTTTTGACGTGAGTCGTTTGCTCAAGGGTGAGGTGGCTGATATTCCCCTTCAACGCCAGGATAGCGTGGTCATCCAGTCAATTCGTGATCTAAGAGAAGCGTATAACGTCACTATCGAAGGAGCCGTCAACAAGCCTAGTACATTCAGCTACGTAAGCAATATGACCGTGGCGGATTTGATTACTCTGGCAGGTGGTTTCCAGGAAGGAGCTACAGCGAACCGGATCGAGATCGCCCGTCGGATACGTAGCGACTCAACTAATAGCCAGACCAACACGGAGATTTACCGATTTAATATTGATCGGTCTTTGAGACTTACAGAGGAGGATGCCCGCTTTTTGCTCCAGCCGTTCGATGTCGTCTATATACGTACCCAGCCTTATTACGAAACGCAGCAACAAGTGTTCGTTAATGGAGAAGTCCTCCACCCAGGCGTATATGCTATTTTAAGTCGTACTGAACGTATTTCTGATTTGATTCAACGGGCAGGTGGCCTCAAACCGGATGCTTATCTAGCTGGCTCACAGTTTTACAGAAGCCGTAAATTGATCGGGACAGATATCCGAGCAATTCTTGATAATCCCAGCGCTGACGGAAATCTCCTCCTACAAGATCGGGATACGTTGTACATTCCCCGCCGTTCAGACCTTGTAGAGGTGCAGGGGGCGGTGTTGAATCCGTCAACCGTCAGTTATGGCCAGCGCCTGACGTTGCGTGACTATGTCACGCAAGCGGGTGGATACACGGAAAACGCCCGAGTGAGTCGGTCCTATGTTATTTATCCAAATGGACGCAAAGACCGAACAAAGCGATTTTTTGGTATTAAATCATACCCTAAAATTCAGCCGGGTTCGGTCGTGGTAATTCCGTTTAAACCACTTGACAATGATCGACTCACCCCTACTGAACGATTTGGTATTTTTTCGCTAATCGGCACGCTAGCTGCGACGGCGACAACCATCATCATTAATCTGAGCAAGTAA
- a CDS encoding Wzz/FepE/Etk N-terminal domain-containing protein, protein MSVIERGEDTANDQVIEIRLSDVTTFLKKSRRIMLIGALIGALIGGIYAFSKPNEYTSQITVLPEIQAKGSSGLGGLGSLAGLAGIDISSMTSATDAIRPELYPDVLQSVPFALNMLKRPVYVKEFKRTQSLETYLAEKSRSRFSDLLSFGNASTESDDIPGDTSQVLRMNREQEVLVKALHKQITGTYEKKSGVLTITTIMNDPVVAADVVRHSLAYLTDYITTYRTEKARREVDFLNRQVATAKQRYQTAEYALSAYRDQNRSVFLNTAKIEEQRIQAEFLLAQDLYNTLSKQSEMAKIKVQENTPVFKVLEPARIPLKKSGPGRIGIILIFITLGLFLSLFIKAYNTWRSI, encoded by the coding sequence ATGTCAGTAATAGAAAGGGGGGAAGATACTGCAAACGACCAGGTCATCGAGATCCGTCTGAGCGATGTGACGACTTTTCTGAAGAAGAGTCGACGCATTATGCTTATAGGTGCTCTGATAGGCGCGCTAATCGGGGGCATCTATGCCTTTTCGAAACCAAACGAATATACTTCCCAGATAACAGTGTTACCGGAAATTCAGGCTAAGGGATCTTCTGGTTTAGGCGGCTTAGGTTCTTTAGCAGGTTTAGCAGGTATTGATATCAGCAGTATGACTTCAGCTACAGATGCCATCCGTCCTGAGTTGTACCCTGATGTATTACAGAGCGTCCCTTTCGCGTTAAATATGCTCAAACGTCCTGTTTATGTAAAGGAATTCAAACGTACCCAATCATTAGAAACGTACCTAGCAGAGAAGTCAAGATCTCGTTTTTCTGACTTACTGAGCTTCGGCAATGCTAGCACCGAGAGCGATGACATACCAGGCGATACAAGTCAGGTATTGCGTATGAATAGAGAGCAAGAGGTATTGGTTAAGGCTTTACACAAACAAATAACCGGTACATACGAGAAGAAATCAGGCGTGCTAACGATTACGACGATTATGAATGACCCGGTTGTAGCAGCCGATGTCGTGCGTCATTCATTAGCTTACTTAACCGATTACATAACGACCTATCGTACAGAGAAAGCCCGCCGTGAAGTTGACTTTCTGAACCGGCAGGTGGCAACGGCAAAACAACGCTATCAAACGGCAGAGTACGCGCTTTCTGCCTATCGCGATCAGAACCGTAGTGTATTTCTGAATACAGCCAAAATTGAAGAGCAACGTATACAGGCAGAATTCTTGCTAGCTCAGGATTTATACAATACGCTCTCCAAACAGTCAGAAATGGCAAAAATTAAGGTGCAGGAGAACACGCCTGTTTTTAAGGTTCTAGAACCCGCCCGTATTCCCTTAAAGAAAAGTGGTCCAGGGCGTATTGGTATCATATTGATATTTATAACATTAGGTTTGTTCCTTTCCTTATTTATTAAGGCGTACAATACGTGGCGGTCAATATAG